In Euphorbia lathyris chromosome 9, ddEupLath1.1, whole genome shotgun sequence, the following are encoded in one genomic region:
- the LOC136207428 gene encoding putative pentatricopeptide repeat-containing protein At1g12700, mitochondrial translates to MLTTTSRRLLLSSSSTLPLNLSPFHQISGLISPLHTHYSGAEVNEVVSSFDKLLRTKPRPSVIEFTKLLSLLVRMKQFQTVLSLSKRMELVSIEPNVYTCSILINCLCHLERVDFGFSVLGKIYKLGFQPHIVTFNTLINGLCKDGKIDHAVDLFDKIVAIGHQPDVQTYNVIVNGLCKIGNLHVAMGLLKRMVEKGCRPNVVTYSAIIDGLCKYNQVDEAFDLFKEIKSKAILPNVVTYTSLIYGLCYSSKWKEASTLFEEMLERNIVPNVVTFSILVDELCKQGMIIKAQSILSRMIQTGVEPNVVAYSSIIDGYGLHGQMHLARKVFYVMMRKGCNPNVHTYTILINWYCKKKCISEAKQLLYEMSSRGLIPNNHTYNSLIYGLCHARRPWEAFELLKDLCATDYLPDVVTYSTLIHGFCKNGHFDIAFSLFQEMQMTKVKPNIVAYNIIIEGMCKAGRFKDVKKLLSELFIDGLQPTIYTYSIIIDGLSKKGFLDEAYQIFKNMENSVCLPDSCFYNVMIHGFLRCKDLAKAAELIHDMRGKGFSADNTTVELVAENDAIVKLL, encoded by the coding sequence ATGCTCACCACCACCTCCAGACgccttcttctctcttcttcttcaactttACCTCTCAATCTCTCTCCATTTCATCAGATTAGTGGTTTAATTTCTCCCCTCCATACTCATTACTCTGGCGCTGAGGTCAATGAAGTTGTCTCTTCTTTTGATAAGCTTCTTCGTACCAAACCCCGACCATCTGTTATCGAGTTCACTAAATTGTTGTCTTTACTGGTTAGGATGAAGCAGTTTCAGACTGTCCTTTCTTTGTCCAAGCGGATGGAATTGGTGAGTATTGAACCTAATGTTTATACTTGTAGCATCTTAATTAATTGCTTGTGCCACTTAGAGCGTGTGGATTTTGGGTTTTCTGTCCTCGGCAAAATTTACAAGCTTGGTTTTCAACCTCACATTGTAACCTTCAATACTTTAATTAATGGTTTATGTAAAGATGGTAAAATTGATCATGCAGTAGATTTATTTGATAAGATTGTGGCTATAGGTCATCAACCTGATGTACAAACGTACAATGTGATTGTGAATGGTCTATGTAAAATTGGAAATTTGCATGTGGCAATGGGTTTGCTTAAAAGAATGGTTGAGAAAGGTTGCCGACCTAATGTGGTGACATACAGTGCCATTATTGACGGTCTTTGCAAGTATAACCAAGTTGATGAAGCATTTGATCTCTTCAAAGAGATTAAGAGTAAAGCAATTTTGCCAAATGTTGTCACTTACACTTCACTAATTTATGGTCTTTGCTATTCAAGCAAGTGGAAGGAAGCTTCAACGTTGTTTGAAGAGATGCTGGAAAGGAATATAGTGCCGAATGTAGTTACTTTTAGTATATTAGTTGATGAACTTTGCAAACAAGGAATGATAATAAAAGCTCAATCTATTTTAAGCAGAATGATTCAAACGGGTGTCGAGCCCAATGTCGTTGCATATAGTTCAATTATAGATGGATATGGTCTACATGGACAAATGCATCTAGCTAGGAAAGTGTTTTATGTGATGATGAGAAAGGGTTGCAATCCTAATGTCCATACTTATACCATCTTGATCAATTGGTATTGTAAGAAGAAATGTATTAGCGAGGCAAAACAACTTCTTTACGAAATGTCTTCTAGAGGTTTAATTCCTAACAATCATACTTATAATTCTCTTATTTACGGCTTATGTCATGCAAGAAGACCTTGGGAAGCCTTCGAGCTCTTGAAGGATTTGTGTGCAACTGACTATCTTCCGGATGTAGTAACATACTCAACTCTGATACATGGCTTTTGCAAAAATGGACATTTTGACATAGCATTCTCCTTATTTCAGGAAATGCAAATGACCAAAGTGAAGCCTAATATAGTTGCATACAATATCAtaattgaaggcatgtgcaaAGCTGGAAGGTTTAAGGATGTAAAGAAATTGTTATCTGAACTTTTTATTGATGGATTGCAGCCTACAATCTACACATATAGTATAATAATTGATGGACTTAGCAAGAAAGGTTTCCTAGATGAAGCATACCAAATCTTCAAAAATATGGAAAACAGTGTCTGCTTGCCAGATAGTTGTTTTTATAATGTGATGATTCATGGATTTCTTCGGTGCAAGGATTTGGCCAAGGCAGCAGAGCTTATTCATGACATGCGTGGCAAGGGCTTCTCTGCAGATAACACCACAGTGGAGTTGGTGGCTGAGAATGATGCTATAGTGAAATTACTATAA